The Pseudanabaena sp. FACHB-2040 genome segment AAACAGCCCAGATATCGAAGCTCTGCAGGAGCAGCGCCAAAATCTCTTAGACCTGCTGGCCCGAGAAGGTCTGCAGGCCCAGCGAGAATTGGTCAGCCAGATTCGCACTTTGGAGACGCGAGAGGAAGCTTTAGCTAGCACCCTAGCTGAGCTAAATGTGAATGTCGATCAGTTAGCAGGTGTTTCCCGCGAGTTTACCGATATCGACCTAGAGCTTAAGATTGCCACTGAAAACTTAAACCGGCTACTGGAGCGGCGCGAAGCCCTGCAGATTGAAGCGGCCCAGCGAGAGCTTCCCTGGCAGTTGATTACCCCGCCCGTCATTACTGAAAACACTGCCAGCTTACCTCGCAACGTGGCCTTGGGCCTGGTTCTGGGGCTGCTGCTGGGGGTTGGCTTGGCTCTCACCATCGACACCGCCAAAGACAGGCTCTACACACCTGCCGACCTCAAGCGCCTAACGCCCCTGCCCATTCTAGGCCTGATTCCTCACTACGCTCTTCCAGATCCAGCAGAGGCCCGACAGGCAGTACCGGCCCTGGCCGGAGGCGGCCCCCCCGGCAGAGCAGGAGGGTTGAGCAACGGGTCTAAACCTTCAAGGGACTGGCAGGCGTTTCAGGAGTCTTTTCGATCTCTCATAACCAACATCCGCCAAGTCAGCACCGAAACGCCAATTCGCTCGATGGTCATCAGTTCGGCGGAGCCCCAGGAAGGCAAATCTACAGTAGCCGCCTATCTGGCTCAGGCGGCGGCTGCCATGGGTGAACGGGTGCTGCTCATTGATGCAGACCTGCGCTTGCCCTACCTACATGAGTTTTTTGGGCTTACCAACACCGTTGGCCTGGTCAATCTTTTAACCGAGGAGTTCGATACCAAAAATGTGATTCACCGATCGAAGACCGAGCCTAATCTCTTTGTGCTAACCACTGGCACCGCCTTGGCCGATCCGGTGCGGCTGCTCTCTGCCAGAGCCATTAACCAGCTCATGAACAAGATCAGAAAAAACTACGACCTGATTATTTTCGACGCCCCCTCAGTCCATGAATATGCCGATGCTGCCCTCATCGGAGCCGAAACCGACGGCATGGTTCTAGTCTCTAATCTCGGTAAGCTCAAGTCGGCCCAGCTTGAGCAGGCACTAGAGAAGCTCTGGATTTCTAAAATTTCTGTGCTCGGTATCGTTGCCCGCGAAGCCTCCCCCGAAGCCATTTTCCAGCTATAGCCCCCGTAGGTTGGCTATAGCGCAGCGAAACCCAACACCCCAAAAGTCCGTTACGTCTCACAAACTAACCGACAACCCTCACCCAACAACAAAACCGCTCTCCATCAATTTGCCACCTGTCACTAAATTAAAGCTGTAAGGCGCAAAATCAATGCATCAACCAACGTTGAACACCGCTCAGATCCCGTCTTCCGTCCGGGTGTATATCAGCCCAGCCTCTAGAGATATCCAGAGAAAAAAGGCTGCCGCTGCAGCAGCACTCCTCCGCAGAGATCAGTCTTCTAGGGAGCAACCCTTCAGTTCTAGCGAGTTTGCCCCAGTCAATCCTGCTGCAGCCCAACCTCAAGCCCAACCCCATCAGCCTCCCCGCCGCTCCCCCTTACATGAGCCCGGCACCCAGGCAGCCCTTATGGGAGTCGGCAGCTTAGCCCTGGCCTCTGCTCTAGGCCTGTGGCTCACCACCGAAGCTAACCAACAGCAGGCCACCGCCCCACAACTGCTGCCCCCGGCCCAGGCCCAGACTGCCGAACAAGGCTCACTACCAGTGCCAGCGCCAGCCCCCCTCGCCTCAGAGCCTGTGCCCACAGCGCCTGCCCCAACAGATCTCCCTGCTGCCCAGCAGGCCCCATCTTCGACCCCCCGCTGGACTACCGTTCCTGTCCCTTCAAACGGTGCGCCAGCAGCTTCCTTCAGTCGCTTTAAAGTTGCCGACACCCTGCAGCAGATGGTCGATCGGCAGGCAGCAGACCTTGCAGCAGCTCAAGCGAACGCAAGATCTGCCTCTAGCAGCGCTGCTTCCCCGCCCCCAAGTGCCAGCCCAACTGCCCAAGTAAACGGGCAAGCAACCAGCGCCACCAGTCCTCGCAGCATGTCTGCGTTTTCTGCTAGCCATAGCTATACTCGCGGTCTGCCCCCAATCCTGCCCACAGCACCAACCGCCGCCACGCTTCAGGTCTCCCCTTCACCCGTAGCAGGGCCAGCCCCAACCGCCAGCATTTCGCAGCAAAGCCCCACACAGCCCAGTGCCCACGTCAACCCCTCAGTTATCCAGGCTCAGCGCCCCTCCGTTGCGCCTGCCGTAACAGTCGCACCTGCCCTACCAGTCATGACCGCTCCGGCTTCCCCAGTTGCTGGCTCTTCCGCCACTGAGCCCCCAATTACAACTCCGCCAATCACGGTCGCCCCTGAAGCAGCCCCTGATCCCAAGGCCCCCGCTCAGCCGCAGGAAGCCCTCAAAGCGCCCCAGCAGCCCCTGGCCATAGCCCTTACCCCTGAGCTCAGCCAAGACCTCGCTTCAATTAATGAACTCAGCTCTTTTCCCGTTCTTCAGGTTGATTGGGCTACATACCAGCAAGCTTGGGCAGCCTTGCAAGTCAATCCAGAACAGATACCTGCAGCACCACTCAGCGGCTACATCGACTATTCAAGAAGTTTGGTTGTTGTTCCTATAGATGTTGGCCAATAGGGGAGGAGGCAAGGGTGTTGTCATGAACGCTACTCTTAAATTCTCAATCAGCTCAGTTACGTTATTCTTTTTTTTAACTGGGCTTACTTATACCATTTTGTTCTTCGCCACGGGTCAGCTTCAGGACCCGTTGTGGGCTGATGAGCAGACTTTTCTCGCTACTAGCGAGAGCTTTAGCAATCGCTTAATACCAAGCCTAGAGCAGTTAAGAAGCTATCAGGAACTTAATACACCCCTGCCTTTTATTATTTATGGGCAAGTTATCTATTTCTTTAAAGGGGCTCCTTTTACCGCCAGACTGTTAAACCTTCTACTTTCAATAGTCATTGCTGCCCTTATTGGCTGGCCTAAGAGCCGGAAGAGATTTGAATCTATCCTATCGTTGATGGGGCTGTTCCTATTTCCTTACTTTTTATGGTTTAGTACTCGTTTCTACACTGATATCTTCGCTGTTTTCTTTACATTGCTCGGAGTGTTTTTTTACCGGCAGAAGAATCATGTAGCAAGTGGAGTTATGTTTCTACTTGGAATAGCTTCTCGCCAGTTCATATTAGCCTTTCCTCTTGCGACCGCAGCCCACGAACTGCTTATTGCTATTCGTGAAAAAAGACGTCCTAGCCTCAGCTTCTTTCTCCCTTCTATAGCAGCCCTATCGATTGTG includes the following:
- a CDS encoding tyrosine-protein kinase domain-containing protein, giving the protein MTPQPLQQLFPSGSAAPTKPDSDAEGSLELGRVFAALRRRALLILGVTVAVAAAAGVRTFLSPPTYVAQFEILIQPSSAELEAISAVAGVPVARDNRTLSLADQTKILTSPDVLAPVVKAIQEEQPEICTFIGLMNRSQDEACYDKIRENLSIQLTERKSTAEDQSRIFSAYYVGGTQEEAEKVTNLVAQTFLDYGLASRQRDIQQGLDFLETKLPDVGGQVNKLQGELQTLRQQNNLITPEAEGEQLNAQIRQFRAEYLAIQIELDEAIALFNDLQQQQQQQSQEFVASPALSGSQRYQALVQELLKLESQIAEASTLFLENSPDIEALQEQRQNLLDLLAREGLQAQRELVSQIRTLETREEALASTLAELNVNVDQLAGVSREFTDIDLELKIATENLNRLLERREALQIEAAQRELPWQLITPPVITENTASLPRNVALGLVLGLLLGVGLALTIDTAKDRLYTPADLKRLTPLPILGLIPHYALPDPAEARQAVPALAGGGPPGRAGGLSNGSKPSRDWQAFQESFRSLITNIRQVSTETPIRSMVISSAEPQEGKSTVAAYLAQAAAAMGERVLLIDADLRLPYLHEFFGLTNTVGLVNLLTEEFDTKNVIHRSKTEPNLFVLTTGTALADPVRLLSARAINQLMNKIRKNYDLIIFDAPSVHEYADAALIGAETDGMVLVSNLGKLKSAQLEQALEKLWISKISVLGIVAREASPEAIFQL